In Novipirellula artificiosorum, the genomic window GTCCCGCCGGCACGCGCGGCGTGGCCTTGGTGTCTCCGCCGGACAGCCAGACTCCGCCGGCACCTATGGCGTAGAGGTCGCAACTCTCGACGACGTGGTTTGAACCACCCTGAACGACGATTCCGTACTTGGCCACGTTTCGGACAGTGCAGCCGCGAACAGCGTTTGAGGCCCCATCGACAATGCGAACGCCATCTCCAAGCGTGCCCTCGACGATCAGGCCTCTCAGTTCGATATCGTGAGTTCCCCGGAGTTCGATAATCGGCGCATCGGCGTCCGAGATCAAAATGTCGGCGCCCGCGAGCGATTCGGGGGGATAGAAGAAGAGCTTCTGCTCCTGGAAATCGATCGCCCACTCGCCCGGTTGGTCGACTGCTTCGACCAGGTTCATGACCCAGTAGATCTCGGCGCCCGATCCATTGGGACGATGGTACTTGCTGCCGATTCCATTTGATACGGGAACCGCTAGCGTAACCGTCTGAGATTCCGTGTCGATCGCGGCGACCCTTACGGTTTCGTTTTGCCACACGACGCGCCAATACCCTTTGATCCACACGCCCCGGTCGAGGACCTTGGCCCACATCGCATGGGCATCCGCGTGTTCCGCTCGGTGCTCGAAGACGCCGGCGCGGGGGCCTTTTTCGCTCTCCAGGGCGAGTCTTTGCTCCGGCGATCCGCCATAGTAATTTCTCCAACTGCCGGACTTCTCTTGCCCTCCGCCATTGATGACAACGCGTTTCACCGTCATAGCGCCGTGCTCGTTCGGGTATCGCGAAATCGGCATGCGTCTGCTATCGAGGAAGAGTTCGAAGATGCCGCCATTGTCCGTGAACTTGTCCGGATAGCGCGCCGTGTGCTTAATTCCTAAGGCCTTGAGATCGAGCATGTAAACCTTGCCCCGCGCCGGCTCGGGAATTCGCGCCAGCAAATCGGGATCATCGACAAGCGTGAACGCCTCGGTATTCACCACGGTCCCGCCGATCAGCCTCGCGGCGTTCCCTTTTGCACGGTAGATCACGGGGTGCTCAGGCACGCCGGAATCCCGCTCTTCAAGCGTGAATGCGTCATCCCTTCGATATACGCCGTCATGAAGCCAGACTGTGCATCTGGCCTTGCCCGCGAGGCCGGAGTTCCGAATGCCGTCGCGTGCGCGTTCAAGGGTGGCGAAAGGCTTAGCCTCCGTGCCCGGATTCTTGTCGTCGCCGTTCGTGGCCACGTGGAAGTCTATCGGCCCCGCGGCCTCCAGGAGCGGCGCTGCGCCAAGAAGAAGCAGTCCTACTGCGACCGCAACGAATAGGTGCTGTTGGTTTCTCACGTGTGATCCTGCTTGATTCAAGATTCATTTGATGGGCGCTTATTCCAATGTCCTTCTCACGTTCTCCCCACGCAAGGTCACCTTGGGATGTTTGACTACGGCGCGAACGGAATAGGAACCGGCTTCCGGCGTGGGCATGGTAACGTCGAAGTCAGCTTGGGAAGACAGGAGTAGAGAGAGGCCTCGCTTGTCCCTCGCTCGGTGCATGAAGGATTCGTCTGGGAATCGAATCCCGGGTGGATCGTAGCCGGAATCGAAAGACTTCGGTTCTTTAATTCTGTCACAACGCTTGCCAGTCCAGCAACGGAAGTGATCCCGTGCCTGTTCCTGAATGGACAACGCCGCTGAGTCCGAGAATGCTCGGAAAATGACTGGAAAATGACTGAATGTCGCCCACAAGGTGCCGCTGTCCAGCTAACGCATCTTCAACTTGAGTGTTGTCGTATGGGGGCCAGCCTGTGTCACGTCCATTCGGAGTCGAGCCCGAAAGCGTTGACTCCAACCTTCCGGGTTCCCGCTTTCACCGTTACCCTACCGTTCTAAAAAACAGGCCCATTTTCTCGGTTCCTTCTACGGTCATTTTGTCATGCGCCGAATCGGCACTCTCTCTAACGAAGCTTTGGCACAGCGTTTTTGCGATTTTTTGGTGACGCTTGCGATTGATGCGGCGACCGATTCGAGTAGCGCTGAGGACGGGGCGCCGTGGGATATCTGGATTCGCGACGAAAAGGACGTGGAGCAAGCACGCGAGGAACTTGTTTCATTTGAGGCGTCCCCAGATGCGGAACGCTACAACGTGAAAATGCAAGCGGCGACGCTGCGGAACAAGCAAGTCGAAGAGCAGCAGCGGCGAATTGCCGAGCAGCGAAAACTGCATCGAAAAATGCCCGCGACCACGGGAGCGAGTGGAATGGCAGCCAATTTCCCAGGACGCCAGCAAAAGATCCCCGTTACGATTGCGGTCATCGCAATCTCCGTCGTCGCGGGCTACCTGTCCTATTTCGGGCGTCCCCGAGTGTCGCAGGACCCAACGAAACTAACCACCGGCGAGAACGTCTATTACACGCTTTCGTTTGTGGATGATCGTGAGTACGCCGAAACGGGCGATCCGTTTGCGTCGATCCGAAAGGGGCAACTTTGGCGATTGGTCACCCCGATGTTCTTGCATGGCAGCACGATGCATTTGGCGTTCAATATGATCATGCTGTTCATGCTCGGATCTGCAATTGAACGATTGCAGGGCAGCGTGTTCTTTGGGGTCTTGTTGATTGCGACTCAGATTGCAGGGATGATGTTGCAAGTGATGTTACCTGGAGCTGAATCGTTGCCCGAATTCTTGCATGCGATGGCCGGGACGCCGCGCGCGATCGGGGCGTCGGGGGCGGTGTTTGGCTTGTTCGGCTACCTTTGGATTCGGCCGACACTCGATCCGTCGTATCCGATCCACATGCCACCATCGAATGTTATGCTGATGCTCGGTTGGTTGGTCTTGTGCATGACCGGAATGGTCGGCAATATCGCCAATGGAGCCCACTTGGGTGGTTTGTTAGCAGGGATGGCAGCAGCCTACTTTGTCGCACCTCGAGATCGTGTATAACGAGATCGTGTAGAACGAGATCGTGTAGAACCTTCGTTTGTCTTGATTAGCCGTCAATTTCCTCTTGAAATGATTTGCTTGCCGTGACTGAGTCCATGATTCGACCGTTTTGTAACGTCGATTTGCCACGGCTGGTCGATGTTTGGATCCAGCATTGGTCTTGTATCGGGATCTCGCCTCCGGTTTCGATGGCGACCATTGAGCAGGCCATTTTGGCAAGAACCTTCTTCGATCCCAACAATTTGATCGTTGCCGAATCCGAGGGCGAAGTCCGCGCCTGGTGTCATTTCGCGGTGGATGGCACCGGATCCGAGAAGGCGGGATCCGAGAAGGCGGGGCGAATTCGATCCATTTGTTTTTCACCCGATGGTGGTTTGGACGTTTGCGATTCGCTGCTGACCGCCGTCGAACGGGCCATCGGCTCCCTTGGGGCGGAAATCGTCACCGTGGGGTTGGTTCGGGATGGTCACGACGGCTACGCCGGCTTGCCCCCGATCGGCCATGGCATTGGAATCCCTGCAGCCGATTCGCGAACGTCGTCGTTGTTGTCACGTCGATCCTATAATCGTGACCATTCGATTTCGCGAATGGTTGTCAACACAAGCCCCTACCGTCCACCGGTCAGCAGAGACGCGCTGCAACTTCGGCGAACGACGCGTATCGAGAGCCATCGACGAATTCCAACCGAACCTCGTTTGGCCTCGGCGATGTCTCATTTTGATATCGAACGGCACCAAACGATCGACCATCGGACCGATGAGATTCTGTCGATGATCGAGTTTTGGTCGAGTGATGTTGAGGCCCAGGTGATGAATTGTGACAACGCGATTCTCGATCTTTCACTGCTGAAGCAGCCAGATCAATTGAGCATCGCGGAAAGCTATCTGATTGGAAGCGTGATTCAGAGGATGGCGGATCGAAGGGTTTATACGGTTGAAACGGCAGTCGACAGTAGCCAGCAGACGTTGATCCGCCAGCTCGAAGCACTGCAATTCCGGAATTTTGAGCAAGGATACCAGTGGACCAAAAAGGTGCCTCTTGACGAAAAACCGTAGGATCGCATATTTTCTTAGGGCGCGTTCTTATTCGGAACGGATTTTGCCGGCGTAGCTTCAATTGGCAGAGCATCGCATTCGTAATGCGAGGGTTGTGGGTTCAAATCCCACCGCTGGCTTTCGGGGAGGACCCCCCGCTAGAGAAAACAACCGTTTTCTCCAGCCCTTGAACTTTCTTTGCAGCGGTGCTGACGGTTTCGAGCACCCGTTTGTGTCCAGGAGACAACTCTCGATGAATGAAATCGAACTCGATATGGTCGATTTAAAAGAGATGGTGTTGGCGAACAACTCGTTTGGGCCATCCGATGTCGCGTCCATTCGAGCGGCGATTACCGAGAATTACGGTCATTTCGGCGAACTTCGTGATGCCGTTAACGAAATGGAAGAACAGGAAGCACGCAGTCCTGCGGCGCAGACCAAATTGGGTGTCTGCCTGTTCCTGCTGGGCAAGTTCCGCAATTCGCTCAACACGCTGCAAAAGGCAGACGGCAGCGCAATGGCACTGTTCTACACCGGCCGGGCCCATTTTGAACTCGGCCATTTCGAAGAAGCGATCGAAGCGTACGAGCAATCGCAGAAATCCGGTTACAACGATGATGATTGCAAGATCCGGATCGCCGAATCGCATCGTTACGCTGGACGAACCGATAAAGCGCTCGAAATTCTGGATAATATTTTCGGACCTTCCGAGCAAACATCCGAGTACATGTACCAACGTGCAGCTACCGTTGCCTTGGTCGGAGGTCGGCTGGAGGAAGCGCTGGCGTTGTACCAACGAGCGGTCAACACGGACGAAAACCACGCCGGGGCCTTATTCGGTTTGGCGCTCGAAAACGAGCGTCTCGGCAATGACGAAGAGGCCTTGAGGCTCTACGAGCGTGCCGTGAAAGCCTTCCCGACTGGCATTGGGGCTTTGATCAACCTGGGTTTGATCTACGAAGACAATAACCAATTTGATAAGGCTCAAGCGTGCTATCGGAGGATTCTGGAATCATACCCCGATCACCCGCAAACGAACCTTTACCTGAAAGATGCGGCGGCAACCGGCAACTTGTTGTACGACGAGGAGGCCCAGCGACGAAATGACCGCTTGGCTCAAACGTTGAACATGCCCGTCGCTAACTTCGAATTGAGTGTTCGAAGTCGCAATTGCCTTCAAAAAATGGGCATCGACACGATTGGCGATTTGACGCGAACCAGCGAAGCGGAATTGCTGAGCAGCAAGAATTTTGGCGAAACGAGTCTCTACGAGATTCGCGAAATGTTAACCAGCAAAGGGTTGTCGCTCGGTCAATTCGCGCACGAAAAGAAGAGCAGCGATCCACCAATCGACACCAGCCACATGTCGGCCGACGAGCAAGCGTTCTTAGAGCGTCCTATTTCGGATCTGAATCTCTCGGTGCGAGCCAGGAAGTGTATGGCACGTTTGCAGCTCAACACGATCGGTGAGCTGTTGAGAAAGACGGGTGACGAGATGCTTGAGTGCAAGAACTTTGGCGTCACGAGCCTGAACGAAGTCCGTGAAAAGCTGACCGATCTTGGCCTCAAGCTTCGTGGTGACTGAGCCAGCCGATTTGGGCAGGGTGGACGTTGCGGGAATCCCGAATTTGCACAAATCCCTGGGTTTCGATTGGCTCTCGTTCGGATGGCTCTAAGCTGCTCGAAAATGGGTATCGTCGCTTTGCAGCGTCGCTTCGATTGAGGCGAGCGTCCGCTCTTTCGCCCCTTGGTGCTGGCCGATGACACGTCGTGCGTTCCGGCCGAGGCAATCTGCTGCGGGGATGTCGTCTAAGCAGCGAGTGACGAATTGTCGCAATTCCGATTCGTCTGCGACGCGGGCTGCGCCACCTTCGGCCACCAATTGATTGGCGATTTCTTTAAAATTTCGTGTGTCTGGCCCAAACGAAACCGCGCTGCCGTAACCGGCTGGTTCCAGCATGTTTTGACCGCCTCGGTCCCCAAAGCTGCCGCCAACGGTCGCAATCTGGCTCACGCCCCACCAGTGTCGAAGCTCGCCGATGGTATCAACCAACACGACGGTGTCCGATTCCCAGCTGCTTTGGTTCCGTGATTTTCCGGTCGAGCGGCGATGGACCTTCAGTCCCGATTGCTCGACTAACTTAGCGACCGCATCGAATCGTTCCACGTGTCTGGGTACCAACACCAAACGCAATTGGTGATGGGATGACCGCAGCGATTGGTAAACGCGAATCACCATGGCTTCTTCGCCTGGGCCGGTGCTGCCACCGACCCAAACCCGGTTCCAGGGGTCAACGCCAGCCCATTGTTGTCGCGATTGCACCTCGACCGTATCGCGGCTCGTAGGTGCATCATCAAACTTGATCGATCCGGTCACCTCAAGGCGATCTGGGTTGGAGCCGCATTTCAGGAAACGGGATGCTGTCGCTTCGTTTTGACAGCCGACCCAGGACAAGCGGGCGAACGTTCGTCGTGTGAACGCGCCGAAGCGTTGGTATCGGTTTGCACTCGATTCACTCAGCCGTGCGTTGATGACCATCACAGGGCATCCGTGATCACGAGTCATGCGAATCAGATTGGGCCAAAGCTCGAGCTCCGCCAACAGCAGCAACTGCGGATTGAGATTTCGAATCGCCCTTGCCACTGCCCAGGAGAAATCGAGAGGGCAGAAGAAGACTCGCTGGGCGCCAAACAGCCGAATAGCCAGGTCGTAGCCGGTATCGGTCGATGTGCTGATCAGGACAGGTGTATCAGGGTGTTGTTGTTGCAGTCGCATTGCGACGCCACGAACCAGATTGACTTCGCCGACACTGACGGCATGGATCCAAATGCAACGTTTGCCAGCGGAGAGGTTTCGCGCATGAGATGCCGACAAGCCAAGGACCTTCTCACGGACGCCACGCCGGTAGCGACCATGCCTGACCATGCGGTACAGGACCACTGGCGAAACCAGAAGCAGGGCAGCAAAGTAGATCAAATTTGCGAACATCGGAATCCTTTCCTAGCCAATCCTTCAGCTATCAGCCCGAAGCGAAACGCTGAGGGTTGGCAACTGAGCTAAA contains:
- a CDS encoding 3-deoxy-D-manno-octulosonic acid transferase; protein product: MFANLIYFAALLLVSPVVLYRMVRHGRYRRGVREKVLGLSASHARNLSAGKRCIWIHAVSVGEVNLVRGVAMRLQQQHPDTPVLISTSTDTGYDLAIRLFGAQRVFFCPLDFSWAVARAIRNLNPQLLLLAELELWPNLIRMTRDHGCPVMVINARLSESSANRYQRFGAFTRRTFARLSWVGCQNEATASRFLKCGSNPDRLEVTGSIKFDDAPTSRDTVEVQSRQQWAGVDPWNRVWVGGSTGPGEEAMVIRVYQSLRSSHHQLRLVLVPRHVERFDAVAKLVEQSGLKVHRRSTGKSRNQSSWESDTVVLVDTIGELRHWWGVSQIATVGGSFGDRGGQNMLEPAGYGSAVSFGPDTRNFKEIANQLVAEGGAARVADESELRQFVTRCLDDIPAADCLGRNARRVIGQHQGAKERTLASIEATLQSDDTHFRAA
- a CDS encoding rhomboid family intramembrane serine protease, with amino-acid sequence MRRIGTLSNEALAQRFCDFLVTLAIDAATDSSSAEDGAPWDIWIRDEKDVEQAREELVSFEASPDAERYNVKMQAATLRNKQVEEQQRRIAEQRKLHRKMPATTGASGMAANFPGRQQKIPVTIAVIAISVVAGYLSYFGRPRVSQDPTKLTTGENVYYTLSFVDDREYAETGDPFASIRKGQLWRLVTPMFLHGSTMHLAFNMIMLFMLGSAIERLQGSVFFGVLLIATQIAGMMLQVMLPGAESLPEFLHAMAGTPRAIGASGAVFGLFGYLWIRPTLDPSYPIHMPPSNVMLMLGWLVLCMTGMVGNIANGAHLGGLLAGMAAAYFVAPRDRV
- a CDS encoding right-handed parallel beta-helix repeat-containing protein, which gives rise to MRNQQHLFVAVAVGLLLLGAAPLLEAAGPIDFHVATNGDDKNPGTEAKPFATLERARDGIRNSGLAGKARCTVWLHDGVYRRDDAFTLEERDSGVPEHPVIYRAKGNAARLIGGTVVNTEAFTLVDDPDLLARIPEPARGKVYMLDLKALGIKHTARYPDKFTDNGGIFELFLDSRRMPISRYPNEHGAMTVKRVVINGGGQEKSGSWRNYYGGSPEQRLALESEKGPRAGVFEHRAEHADAHAMWAKVLDRGVWIKGYWRVVWQNETVRVAAIDTESQTVTLAVPVSNGIGSKYHRPNGSGAEIYWVMNLVEAVDQPGEWAIDFQEQKLFFYPPESLAGADILISDADAPIIELRGTHDIELRGLIVEGTLGDGVRIVDGASNAVRGCTVRNVAKYGIVVQGGSNHVVESCDLYAIGAGGVWLSGGDTKATPRVPAGHLVENCDIHHFGEIERVYAPGVNVGFRGGGGGSRVMDAVGMVVRNNAIHHCPHAGVLFNSFDNVFEYNEVFQFALVSNDMGAFYSYSKPNGIGNNTFRFNFMHSSPEGDGIYYDNVADHAHVYGNIAYRLGPSDPAKEAKRGCGFLIKNFTKNRVDVSSNIAVDCKTGYTVTAGEGSILRGNIAVACGDSHGVPDLKTYEKDPGFVDQARMNFALQLDAIVYSDVEDFEPIPVERIGLHTNDFRATVPDYRQEMSGWKPSANASRYDVLDRE
- a CDS encoding DNA-directed RNA polymerase subunit alpha C-terminal domain-containing protein, whose product is MNEIELDMVDLKEMVLANNSFGPSDVASIRAAITENYGHFGELRDAVNEMEEQEARSPAAQTKLGVCLFLLGKFRNSLNTLQKADGSAMALFYTGRAHFELGHFEEAIEAYEQSQKSGYNDDDCKIRIAESHRYAGRTDKALEILDNIFGPSEQTSEYMYQRAATVALVGGRLEEALALYQRAVNTDENHAGALFGLALENERLGNDEEALRLYERAVKAFPTGIGALINLGLIYEDNNQFDKAQACYRRILESYPDHPQTNLYLKDAAATGNLLYDEEAQRRNDRLAQTLNMPVANFELSVRSRNCLQKMGIDTIGDLTRTSEAELLSSKNFGETSLYEIREMLTSKGLSLGQFAHEKKSSDPPIDTSHMSADEQAFLERPISDLNLSVRARKCMARLQLNTIGELLRKTGDEMLECKNFGVTSLNEVREKLTDLGLKLRGD